A DNA window from Zingiber officinale cultivar Zhangliang chromosome 3A, Zo_v1.1, whole genome shotgun sequence contains the following coding sequences:
- the LOC122053466 gene encoding zinc finger MYM-type protein 1-like, with protein sequence MRLSVFIVFIQSGSWWSKWGDSFVTGGFKNWRKKEKFNEHVGNQSSIHNRCMMAAYDLMNQKQHIETCLVNQSSQVVIDYRDRLTASIDCIRFLVRQGLAFRGHDESTNSLNHGNFLELLRFLADHNEDINRVAFDNAPSNLKLTSPDIQKDIIKSIAYLTTNSILGDLGDELFTILVDEARDISVKEQMTVTLRFVDERGNIVERFQGIVHVSDTTALSLKTTIDSLLCQHGLSISNLSGQGYDGASNMRGEFNGLKNLIMMENPSAYYVHCFAHQLQLTLVAVVENHIRISTFF encoded by the coding sequence ATGCGGCTTTCTGTCTTTATTGTATTTATTCAAAGCGGATCATGGTGGTCAAAGTGGGGTGATTCTTTTGTTACTGGGGGATTTAAAAattggagaaagaaagaaaaatttaatGAACATGTTGGAAATCAGAGCAGCATTCACAACAGGTGTATGATGGCGGCTTATGATTTAATGAATCAAAAACAACATATTGAAACTTGTTTGGTCAATCAGTCTAGTCAAGTAGTTATCGATTATCGTGATCGTTTGACAGCATCAATTGATTGCATAAGATTTCTTGTGCGTCAAGGATTAGCATTTCGTGGTCATGATGAATCAACAAACTCACTCAATCATGGTAATTTTCTTGAACTGTTAAGATTTCTTGCTGACCATAATGAGGATATCAATAGAGTTGCATTCGACAATGCTCCCTCAAATCTCAAATTGACATCGCCTGATATTCAGAAAGATATTATCAAATCCATTGCTTATTTAACCACTAATTCTATTCTTGGAGATCTCGGTGATGAATTATTTACTATATTGGTTGATGAGGCTCGTGATATATCTGTTAAAGAACAAATGACAGTTACTTTACGGTTTGTAGATGAAAGGGGAAATATTGTTGAACGCTTTCAAGGCATTGTACATGTAAGCGACACTACTGCCTTATCACTTAAAACTACTATTGATTCTTTATTGTGCCAACATGGATTATCTATATCTAATTTGTCGGGGCAAGGATATGATGGAGCTAGCAATATGAGAGGAGAATTCAATggcttaaaaaacttaattatgatGGAGAACCCATCTGCCTattatgttcattgttttgctcatcaactACAACTTACACTTGTAGCTGTTGTTGAAAATCACATCAGAATTTCTACTTTTTTTTGA
- the LOC122051037 gene encoding serine/threonine-protein kinase tricornered-like, with amino-acid sequence MDSARSWLHKFQPRDKPTSKKNELGSDEQDENEENLSKATRQKAAAAKQYIENHYKEQMKNLQERKERRVSLEKKLAEADVSEEDQYNILKYLEQKETLYMRLQRHRMGADDFELLTIIGKGAFGEVRVCQEKVTGNIYAMKKLKKSEMLRRGQVEHVKAERNLLAEVDSNCIVKLYCSFQDDEYLYLIMEYLPGGDVMTLLMRKDTLTEDEARFYIGELVLAIESIHKHNYIHRDIKPDNLLLDRYGHLKLSDFGLCKPLHCSNFPDLQEKDTASERDCSGSSQNDEWPSIPKRTQQEQLEHWQRNRRNLAYSTVGTPDYIAPEVLLKKGYGMECDWWSLGAIMYEMLVGYPPFYSDELMATCRKIVNWRTHLKFPDEAKLSLEAKNLISKLLCNVEERLGTNGASEIKAHCWFTGVDWDKLYQMDAAFIPEVKDELDTQNFEKFEECDAHVHTSSKSGPWRKMLSSKDLNFMGYTYKNFEIVHDHEVPGIAELKKKSKSKKPSIKSLFESSEAEGQSGEPV; translated from the exons ATGGATTCTGCGAGGAGTTGGTTACACAAATTCCAGCCTAGGGACAAGCCTACATCCAAGAAGAATGAACTTGGATCAGATGAGCAGGATGAAAATGAAGAAAACCTTTCGAAGGCTACAAGGCAAAAGGCAGCTGCTGCCAAACAGTACATAGAAAATCATTACAAAGAACAGATGAAAAACTTGCAAGAGCGCAAGGAAAG ACGCGTTAGTTTGGAGAAGAAACTAGCTGAAGCTGATGTTTCAGAAGAAGATCAATacaatattttaaagtatttggagcAGAAGGAGACCTTATACATGCGCCTTCAAAGGCATAGAATGGGAGCTGATGATTTTGAATTACTTACAATAATAGGAAAAGGTGCTTTTGGGGAG GTTAGAGTCTGTCAGGAGAAAGTAACTGGTAATATATATGCAATGAAGAAGCTTAAGAAATCAGAGATGCTTCGCCGAGGCCAGGTTGAGCATGTTAAGGCGGAAAGGAACCTACTTGCTGAGGTTGATAGCAATTGTATAGTGAAGTTATATTGTTCCTTTCAAGATGATGAATACTTGTATCTCATCATGGAATACCTACCTGGTGGGGATGTAATGACATTGCTTATGCGGAAAGATACACTGACTGAAGATGAGGCTAGATTTTATATTGGTGAATTAGTTTTAGCGATTGAATCTATCCATAAACATAATTACATTCACAG GGATATCAAGCCTGATAATCTATTACTTGATAGATATGGACACCTAAAGCTGTCAGATTTTGGATTATGTAAACCGTTGCATTGCAGTAATTTTCCAGATTTGCAAGAAAAGGATACTGCTAGTGAAAGAGACTGCAGCGGATCTTCACAGAATGATGAGTGGCCATCAATACCGAAACGTACACAACAGGAACAGTTAGAGCACTGGCAAAGAAATAGGAGAAATTTG GCATATTCGACTGTTGGCACACCTGACTATATTGCTCCAGAGGTTCTACTTAAGAAGGGTTATGGGATGGAGTGTGATTG GTGGTCACTAGGGGCCATCATGTATGAAATGCTTGTTGGCTATCCTCCATTTTACTCTGATGAACTTATGGCAACATGCAGGAAG ATAGTCAATTGGCGAACACACTTAAAGTTTCCTGATGAAGCAAAACTATCTTTAGAAGCAAAAAATTTGATAAGTAAACTATTGTGTAATGTTGAAGAACGGCTTGGCACAAATGGTGCTAGTGAAATAAAG GCTCACTGTTGGTTCACTGGTGTTGACTGGgacaaactttatcaaatggatgcaGCATTTATACCAGAGGTCAAGGATGAGTTGGACACCCAAAACTTTGAGAAGTTTGAAGAG TGTGATGCCCATGTTCACACTTCATCTAAGTCGGGCCCTTGGAGAAAA ATGCTCTCGTCCAAGGATCTGAATTTCATGGGATACACATATAagaactttgaaatagttcatgATCATGAAGTGCCTGGAATAG CTGAGTTAAAGAAGAAGAGCAAATCTAAGAAGCCAAGTATCAAGTCACTTTTTG AATCCTCAGAAGCAGAAGGTCAATCTGGAGAACCTGTTTAA
- the LOC122051038 gene encoding probable E3 ubiquitin-protein ligase XBOS34, whose protein sequence is MGASQSKDELLYQQVSYCNIEGIRALRGQGAGLEWVDKEGKTPLIVACSRHDLVPVAYALIELGARVNAYRPGCHAGTALHHAAKKGCEQTVQLLLSNGANPFVLNDDCHTALDLARERGHLNVVRAIESRISLFSGWLREAYGPGFLEAFAPQLLIRKIWAVVLPCDPRNPTNPLKFELVIYPDLQTSRPRSVVLLWKAQIEEPKFNQVDPAIVIVDKPTRTRYKLFAANEGDKQQLLWFLRACKGISQVPTSLPETPIGASMPNPQQTISNVSTQAEAAPIHTQEYIEMEMAINASIQTAMAEGVPPVQSNPQTSDTNGWGTSSENTAYNGWAPQIVDTTSKMNNRMPTNEPDATRGAVPVVPLSPLPSIQKPEPAVIQPSHEDPSTTVAPSAPPISEDTLLDGPIHYPSIDSSPIDMSMTMAQIVHDNAESEVVDASSKTELSEEKAGSSSTSSCCVICLDAPVEGACIPCGHMAGCMSCLKEIESKQWGCPVCRAKIDQVVRLYAV, encoded by the exons ATGGGAGCGTCACAATCCAAGGATGAGTTGCTCTACCAGCAGGTTAGCTATTGCAATATCGAGGGGATCAGGGCGCTTCGCGGTCAAGGAGCTGGACTCGAG TGGGTAGATAAAGAAGGGAAGACCCCCTTGATCGTCGCATGCTCGAGGCACGATCTCGTCCCAGTTGCCTATGCTCTGATTGAGTTGGGCGCCCGCGTCAACGCTTATAGGCCTG GATGCCATGCAGGAACTGCCTTACACCATGCTGCAAAAAAGGGCTGCGAACAAacagttcagctcctcctttcCAATGGAG CAAATCCTTTTGTCTTGAATGATGATTGTCATACTGCTCTTGATTTGGCAAGAGAAAGAGGGCATTTAAATGTTGTCAGGGCCATTGAG AGCCGAATTTCTCTTTTTTCTGGATGGCTTAGGGAGGCTTATGGTCCGGGTTTTTTGGAAGCATTTGCTCCACAGCTATTGATCCGCAAAAT TTGGGCTGTGGTTTTGCCATGTGACCCTCGCAATCCAACAAATCCATTGAAGTTTGAGTTAGTCATCTATCCTGATTTGCAG ACTTCTAGGCCACGGTCTGTTGTTTTACTATGGAAAGCGCAGATTGAAGAACCCAAGTTCAACCAAGTAGATCCTGCTATTGTCATTGTTGATAAACCTACAA GAACACGGTATAAGCTTTTTGCTGCAAATGAAGGTGACAAGCAACAATTGCTGTGGTTCTTGAGAGCATGCAAAGGAATTTCCCAG GTCCCCACTAGTCTTCCAGAAACACCGATAGGTGCTTCAATGCCCAATCCACAACAAACAATCTCTAATGTTTCAACACAAGCAGAAGCTGCGCCTATACACACACAAGAATATATAGAAATGGAGATGGCTATAAATGCCTCCATACAAACGGCTATGGCAGAGGGCGTGCCTCCTGTTCAATCTAATCCACAAACTAGTGACACGAATGGTTGGGGAACCTCTTCAGAAAATACCGCGTATAATGGCTGGGCTCCCCAGATTGTTGATACTACTTCAAAGATGAATAATAGAATGCCCACAAACGAACCAGATGCAACTAGAGGGGCTGTGCCTGTGGTTCCATTGAGCCCTTTGCCATCTATCCAGAAACCTGAACCAGCAGTTATTCAACCATCTCATGAAGATCCTTCCACCACCGTAGCTCCTTCTGCCCCTCCTATATCTGAGGACACATTGCTTGATGGCCCTATCCACTATCCATCCATTGATAGCAGTCCCATAGATATGAGCATGACAATGGCACAGATTGTTCATGATAATGCTGAATCCGAAGTTGTTGATGCATCCTCCAAAACCGAGTTGAGTGAAGAAAAAGCAGGCAGCAGTAGCACATCTAGCTGTTGCGTTATCTGTTTGGATGCTCCGGTGGAAGGGGCATGCATTCCTTGTGGGCATATGGCCGGTTGCATGTCATGTTTAAAGGAGATTGAAAGCAAGCAATGGGGATGCCCCGTTTGCCGTGCCAAAATAGACCAAGTTGTAAGGCTCTACGCTGTTTGA